The Streptococcus oralis genome segment ATGCAGGCCGAAATGGCAACCAACTATGGTTTGATCATGGCAGGTGCAGCTCTTGCAGCCGTGCCAATCGTAACCGTCTTCCTTGTCTTCCAAAAATCCTTCACTCAAGGGATTACTATGGGAGCGGTCAAAGGTTAAGGCCTTGCGAAAATCGAGTTTAAACGACGTTAGCGTTACTTTGCCATACTTAAGTATTGCCTGGGGTTAGCTTCCTAGTTTCTTCTTCGATTTTCGTTGAGTATAAGAGAATACAGAGTTATAAGTGTCTACAAAATGGAGAGTATGCAGTTACTTCGTGAAGTTTTGTTAGACACTTATAAACTTAAGAATGAACTCTTTTCATGATACTAGTTAGAGTAGGTTCGTTTTATGGTGGCTATTTCCCGCTTTAGTGGTATCTAAGATAAGCATCTTACGCTTATCTTAGACGGAATTTTTGAGACTGACGATGAAAGAGCAAAGGGCTCAAAAATTAGGAATGAAATTCCGAAGGAATTTGCTTCCGTCCGCACTTTTATAGGGAAATAGAGAAAGGATGATTCGGAACTGAAAAATAGGAACTATCAGAAACGAAGGAAATAGTATGATTTTTGACGATTTAAAAAATATCACCTTTTACAAAGGGATTCATCTCAATCTAGATAAGGCTATCGACTATCTCTACCAGCACCGTAAGGATTCTTTCGAACTAGGTAAGTATGAGATTGACGGGGACAAGGTCTTTCTAGTTGTTCAGGAAAATGTCCTCAATCAAGCTGAAAATGATCAGTTTGAGCACCATAAACACTATGCAGACTTGCATTTGCTGGTAGAAGGACATGAATACTCGAGCTACGGTTCACGCATCAAAGACGAAGCGGTAGCATTTGACGAAGCGAGCGACATTGGCTTTGTCCATTGTCATGAACGATACCCGCTATTGCTGGGTTATCACAATTTTGCGATTTTCTTCCCAGGAGAACCGCACCAGCCAAATGGCTACGCAGGGATGGAAGAAAAGGTTCGCAAATATCTCTTTAAAATTTTGATTGATTAAAAGAATCAGGAGGAGCAAACATGGCACAAAAAGGAGTAAGCCTTATCAAGGCAGCATTTGATACAGATAATTTTCTCATGCGTTTCAGTGAGAAGGTCTTGGATATCGTCACAGTCAATCTTCTTTTTGTCGTCTCTTGTTTGCCCATCGTGACGATTGGAGTGGCGAAAATCAGCCTTTACGAGACCATGTTCGAGATTAAGAGAAGCAGACGGGTACCAGTCTTTAGAACTTATATAAGGGCCTTCAAGCAAAATCTGAAACTGGGGCTTCAGTTGGGTCTGTTAGAGTTGGGTATTGTGTCATTAAGCTTTCTAGACCTCTATCTTTTCTGGGGCCAGACAGCCTTGCCTTTCCAGATTGTGAAAGCTATTTGTTTGGGGATTCTCATCTTCCTCACTCTGGTAATGTTGGCTAGTTATCCCATCGCTGCCCGCTATGATTTGTCTTGGAAAGAAGTGCTGCAAAAAGGGCTTATCTTGGCAAGTTTTAACTTTCCATGGTTCTTCCTCATGTTAGCCATTCTCTTTCTCATTGTGATGGTTCTTTATCTATCCGCATTCACTCTCCTCTTGGGTGGGTCAGCTTTTATCCTCTTTGGTTTTGGTTTGCTAGTCTTTCTCCAAGCAGGTTTGATGGAGAAAATCTTCACCAAATACCAGTAGGATGAGGTGTTTCTGAAACTACTTTCAATCGTTAAAGTTTCTAAAATACAAGTAGAAACTAAAATCTAAGTGTATATAAGATATTGAAAGCGGTTTTCACAAGGTGTATACTAAACTTGTAAAAAATAGAACTGCTCTCAGCAGAAAAAAGAAATCTTAGGAGAAAATCTATGTCAGATTTGAAAAAATACGAAGGTGTCATTCCAGCCTTCTACGCATGTTATGATGATCAAGGAGAAGTAAGTCCAGAGCGTACGCGTGCCTTGGTTCAATACTTCATTGATAAGGGTGTTCAAGGTCTCTATGTCAATGGTTCTTCTGGTGAATGTATCTACCAAAGCGTAGAGGACCGCAAGTTGATTTTGGAAGAAGTCATGGCAGTTGCTAAGGGCAAATTGACAATCATTGCTCATGTAGCTTGCAACAATACTAAAGATAGTATGGAACTTGCTCGCCACGCAGAAAGCTTGGGAGTAGATGCCATTGCAACGATTCCACCGATTTACTTCCGCTTGCCAGAATACTCAGTTGCTAAATACTGGAATGACATTAGTGCTGCAGCACCAAATACAGACTATGTTATCTACAATATTCCTCAATTAGCAGGTGTTGCTTTGACTCCAAGTCTCTACACTGAAATGTTGAAGAATCCTCGTGTTATCGGTGTTAAGAACTCTTCTATGCCAGTTCAAGATATCCAAACCTTTGTCAGCCTTGGGGGAGAAGACCACATCGTATTCAATGGTCCAGATGAACAATTCCTAGGTGGTCGCCTCATGGGTGCTAAAGCTGGTATCGGTGGTACATATGGTGCTATGCCAGAACTCTTCTTGAAACTCAATGAGTTGATTGCTGAGAAAGACTTGGAAACAGCTCGTGAATTGCAATACGCTATCAATGCAATCATTGGTAAATTGACTGCTGCACATGGAAATATGTACTGTGTCATCAAAGAAGTTTTGAAGATCAATGAAGATTTAAACATTGGTTCAGTTCGTTCACCATTGACGCCAGTAACCGAAGAAGATCGTCCAGTTGTAGAAGCAGCAGCGCAATTGATTCGTGAAACCAAGGAGCGCTTCCTCTAATCCATAAGGAGGTATTTATGACACACTACGTTGCAATTGATATTGGTGGAACCAACATCAAATATGGTTTGATTGACCAAGAAGGCCAACTTGTTGAATCGCATGAAATGCCAACAGAGGCGCATAAGGGTGGCCCACACATTTTACAAAAGACCAAAGATATCGTAGCCAGCTATTTAGAAAAAGGTCCAGTAGCAGGTGTTGCTATTTCTTCTGCAGGAATGGTGGATCCTGATAAGGGTGAGATTTTCTATGCTGGCCCTCAAATTCCTAACTACGCAGGAACCCAGTTCAAGAGGGAAATCGAGACTAGCTTTGCGATTCCCTGCGAAATTGAAAATGATGTCAACTGTGCAGGTCTTGCTGAGGCAGTATCTGGTTCAGGCAAGGGAGCGAGTGTCACTCTTTGCTTGACCATTGGAACCGGTATCGGTGGTTGCTTGATTATGGATGGGAAAGTCTTCCATGGATTTAGCAATTCAGCTTGCGAAGTCGGTTATATGCATATGCAGGATGGAGCTTTCCAAGACTTGGCTTCTACGACAGCCTTGGTAGAATATGTGGCAGCAGCTCACGGTGATCCAGTTGATCAGTGGAATGGGCGACGCATTTTCAAGGAAGCTACTGAAGGAAACAAGATCTGTATGGCTGGTATTGACCGCATGGTAGATTACCTTGGGAAAGGTCTGGCAAATATTTGCTATGTGGCCAATCCAGAAGTGGTCATTCTCGGTGGCGGTATCATGGGGCAAGAGGCTATCCTCAAACCGAAGATCCGTACAGCCTTGAAGGCGGCCTTGGTACCAAGTCTAGCTGAAAAAACACGATTGGAATTTGCCCATCACCAAAATACAGCAGGGATGTTGGGAGCCTATTATCATTTCAAGACAAAACAGTCCTAGTTTGGAATTAGAGAATTAAGAAGAACTTTTAATCACTACTTGAGTGAAAAATGTTTTGCTTAATTCTTTTTTTGATGATGGAAAAACTGTCAAGGTATATGAAAAGTAGCGGAAAGACCTATCAAGACCATTATGCGATCTTGCTTCATTTGTATGAGAAAGACAAAGAAGAATTACAAAAAAGAACGATAGGAGCAGATTTCCTACCATCGAAAAATATATGAGAGGAGATAGCCTTAGAAGACGGTACAAGCGTTCTACTTTGTTTCTAAATACTAAACCTAAGCCAAGAAGAAAAAATGATATAATGAGATGGATGAAAAATTGATAAATTAGAAATTCTAGAGGTGATAAAATTGTAATGGCAACCTATTCACCTTAAATCGAAATCATATAAAATTACGAGGAGATTGTAAGATGAGTAATTATATAAAATTAAATGAAGATAGATGGAATAATGTAAAAAATGACTACACTGAGCCATTGACACATGAAGAATTAGAAGAAGTTAGAAAGCATCCAATTTCTGTTGCCTTAACCGTTGGGAAAAAAGTCCCCACAGAATGGTTTGAAAAAGCCAAGGGAAAAAAGATATTAGGTTTAGCTTGTGGTGGTGGCCAGCAGGGTCCCGTTTTTGCTACAAAAGGTTATGATGTCACCATAATGGATTTTTCTAAATCACAATTAGAAAGAGACGAGATGGTTGCAAAAAGAGAAGGCTTAAAAATCAAGACAGTTCAAGGCGATATGACAAAGCCATTTCCATTTGAAGATGAAACTTTTGATATTATTTTTAATCCAGTTTCAAATGTATACATAGAGGATTTAGAAAACATGTATAAAGAAGCCTCTCGCGTATTGAAAAAGGGTGGACTGTTAATGGTCGGATTTATGAACCCTTGGATATACATGTATGATGCTGACACTGTATGGGATAAACCCGATGAGGAATTACTTTTAAAGTTTTCACTACCTTTTAATTCAAGAGAGCTTGAAGCGGAAGGCAAAATCACCATCAATCCAGAATATGGATATGAATTTAGCCATACCTTAGAAACGCAGATTAGAGGGCAACTAAAAAATGGTCTCGCTATGATTGATTTTTATGAATCGTGTGATAAAAGACATCGATTATCACGTTTTGGAAATGACTATATCGCTACACTCTGCATTAAACTATGATATTTTAGAACGTACTTCTGAAGAATAGCTCATTTTATTTTCCTGAAGGGTTAAAATCTAAATCTCAGTTTGTCGTAGTAAAAAAACAAATAGGATATTACCAAGAGGAAGTAAGAGGCAAATAGCCGATACTTCCTTTTTCTTGTCAAACATTCAAAAACGGAAAGGAGAATTTATGGAGGAACTGAAAATACAGATAAACAAGGCATTAGAACAAAGGGGAAGATTGGAAAGACCACCTATGAGCCTATTATCATTTTATACTCAATGAAAATCAAAGAGCAAAGTAGGAAACTAACCGTAGGCAGTTCAAAGGACAGCTTTGAGGTTGTAGATAGAACTGACGGAGTCAGTATCATATACTTACGGCAAGGTGAAGCTGACGTGGTTTGAAGAGATTTTCGAAGAGTATTAAAACAAAATAATCCTAGTTTGGTTGAGCCAAACTAGGATTTTCTAACGCGTTTTTGTCTACGATAGCCGTTGAGCTTTTTATTTTCCCAATAGCTGTTAAAGATTTTTTCCTTGCTCTCGCGATTGATTTCTAAAAAGTAGGCATAAATCAAATCTATTAAAATGAGCATAGGGAGTTGAGCGGAAATACGCTGGATGTAAGAAGATTGACTATGGCTTGCGACAAGGACTGTTTCGGTATAAGCCTGACTATTTTTGTTTGGAGCGCTGGTAAAGAGAATGGTCTTAGCCCCCATTTCCTTGGCATCCAACAAACTATCGAGGACGGATTGGGTAGTGCCAGATAGGGAAAAGCCAAGCACCAAACAGTTTTCATCCATGATGCTGGTCGTCCATGCAAAGCCATCCTGATCGGTCAAAGCTTCACAGACCACACCTAATCGCATAAAACGGAGCTTCATCTCACGGGCAATCAGACCAGAACTTCCCGTCCCAAAAAAGTAAACTCGTTCAGCATCGTCGATTAATTGGGCAACTCGTTCCAGTTGCTCTTCGTCAATTAAATCCTGCGTTTGTTCTCGCATGGTACTGTAGCTTCGTAAAACACGTTTGGTCAAAGGACTGTGTTGGTGCGAATGGGTGTCCTGTTTATTGGCCTGGTGTTGGTATTGAAAAACAAATTCTCGATAGCCAGTAAAGCCACATTTTTTTGCAAAACGGGTAAGGGCAGCTTGGGAAACATGCAGTTTTTGAGTAACCTGTTGCGATGATAGATCATCCACAATCGTATCTACCTGCAAGAAATAACGAGCGATATCCTGCTCTAACTCTGTTAATTCTTCAAAATGAAGATCAATAATAGTTGCGATATCCTGCTTTTTCATGGAGCTCCTTTTCATGAGTCAAACTCTTAAAAGTTGACGATTGCCAGCTTATTAACATCATTATATCATAGAAGTTAGGATAACCAAATAAAAAGGCATTTTCGATTAAAAGTCAAAAAATGCTTCGACTTTTCCAAGAGTTTCTCCGTAAAATATGGTACAATGAAAAGTACTGAGCTTCACCCGTTTGCTCTATTATTTTAGCTGAAAATGAAGGTGAAAATCGGAAATTTTTCTAGAAAAGAGTCTTAGTTGTATGAGAAAATTTAATAGCCATTCGATTCCGATTCGGCTTAATTTACTGTTTGCCATTGTTATCCTACTGTTTATGACCATTATCGGTCGATTGTTATACATGCAGGTGCTGAATAAAGATTTCTATGAAGCAAAGTTGGCATCAGCCAGCCAGACCAGGGTGACAACCAGCTCAGCTCGTGGCCAAATCTACGATGCAACAGGTAAACCCTTGGTAGAAAATACACTCAAGCAAGTTGTTTCTTTCACACGAAACAATAAAATGACAGCAGCTGAATTGAAGGAGACAGCCAAAAAACTTCTCAATTATGTGTCTGTAACCTCCCCTGATCTGACTGATCGACAGATTGCAGACTATTACCTGGCGGACCAGGATATTTACAAAAAAACAGTCGAATCCTTGCCAAGCGATAAACGTCTGGATTCAGATGGGAACCGCTTATCGGAAGCGACACTTTACAATAATGCGGTTGAAAGTATTGACGTGAGTCAACTCAATTATACAGATGACCAGAAAAAAGAAATCTATCTCTTTAGTCAGCTCAATGCCGTTGAAAATTTTGCGACAGGAACCATTTCTACGGATGCCTTAGATGATACCCAAGTTGCTCTCGTTGCATCAGCGTCCAAGGAATTACCGGGCATTAGCATTTCAACCTCATGGGACCGAAAAGTACTGGACACTTCTTTATCGTCTATCGTCGGTAGTGTTTCCAGTGAAAAGTCAGGTCTTCCAGCAGAGGAAGTTGACGCTTATCTCAAGAAAGGATACTCTCTCAATGACCGAGTGGGGACTTCCTATCTTGAAAAGCAATATGAAGACGTCCTTCAAGGCAAACGCTCCGTCAAGGAAATCCACCTCGACAAGCACGGAAATATGGAAAGTGTGGAAAATGTCGAAGAAGGAAGCAAAGGAAACAATATCAAGTTAACGATTGACCTAGCTTTCCAGAATAGTGTGGATGACCTACTCAAGAGCTACTTCAACTCAGAGTTGGGTAACGGTGGAGCCAGATATTCAGAAGGTGTTTATGCAGTAGCCCTCAATCCTAAGACAGGTGCTGTATTAGCCATGTCAGGGATGAAGCACAATGTAGAGACTGGAGAACTGACCACAGACTCACTCGGAACTGTCACCAATGTCTTCGTACCGGGATCTGTCGTTAAGGCAGCTACCATCAGTTCAGGTTGGGAAAATGGGGTTTTGTCAGGGAATCAAACCTTGACAGATCAACCAATCGTCTTCCAAGGTTCTGCGCCTATCAATTCCTGGTATACCCCTTATTATTATGGTTCTTTCCCGATTACAGCCGTTGAGGCCTTGGAGTATTCATCCAATGCTTACATGGTCCAAACTGCTCTTGGAATCATGGGGCAAACTTATCAGCCTAATATGACAGTAGGAACCAACAATCTTGAATCTGCCATGGGAAAACTTCGTTCAACCTTCGGTGAGTATGGTTTAGGAGTTTCTACAGGAATCGACCTACCGGATGAGTCAACAGGCTTTATTCCTAAAGACTACGATTTGGCTAACTATCTAAATAATGCTTTTGGACAGTTCGATAACTACACACCGATGCAGTTAGCTCAGTATGTAGCAACGATTGCCAATAATGGTGTCCGCTTAGCTCCTCATATCGTGGAAGGAGTCTACGACAACAACGAACAAGGTGGTCTAGGAGAACTCATTAAGCAAACGGACAGCACAGAAATGAATAAGATTAATATTTCTGA includes the following:
- a CDS encoding YhcH/YjgK/YiaL family protein, with the protein product MIFDDLKNITFYKGIHLNLDKAIDYLYQHRKDSFELGKYEIDGDKVFLVVQENVLNQAENDQFEHHKHYADLHLLVEGHEYSSYGSRIKDEAVAFDEASDIGFVHCHERYPLLLGYHNFAIFFPGEPHQPNGYAGMEEKVRKYLFKILID
- a CDS encoding YesL family protein: MAQKGVSLIKAAFDTDNFLMRFSEKVLDIVTVNLLFVVSCLPIVTIGVAKISLYETMFEIKRSRRVPVFRTYIRAFKQNLKLGLQLGLLELGIVSLSFLDLYLFWGQTALPFQIVKAICLGILIFLTLVMLASYPIAARYDLSWKEVLQKGLILASFNFPWFFLMLAILFLIVMVLYLSAFTLLLGGSAFILFGFGLLVFLQAGLMEKIFTKYQ
- a CDS encoding dihydrodipicolinate synthase family protein, with the protein product MSDLKKYEGVIPAFYACYDDQGEVSPERTRALVQYFIDKGVQGLYVNGSSGECIYQSVEDRKLILEEVMAVAKGKLTIIAHVACNNTKDSMELARHAESLGVDAIATIPPIYFRLPEYSVAKYWNDISAAAPNTDYVIYNIPQLAGVALTPSLYTEMLKNPRVIGVKNSSMPVQDIQTFVSLGGEDHIVFNGPDEQFLGGRLMGAKAGIGGTYGAMPELFLKLNELIAEKDLETARELQYAINAIIGKLTAAHGNMYCVIKEVLKINEDLNIGSVRSPLTPVTEEDRPVVEAAAQLIRETKERFL
- a CDS encoding ROK family protein — its product is MTHYVAIDIGGTNIKYGLIDQEGQLVESHEMPTEAHKGGPHILQKTKDIVASYLEKGPVAGVAISSAGMVDPDKGEIFYAGPQIPNYAGTQFKREIETSFAIPCEIENDVNCAGLAEAVSGSGKGASVTLCLTIGTGIGGCLIMDGKVFHGFSNSACEVGYMHMQDGAFQDLASTTALVEYVAAAHGDPVDQWNGRRIFKEATEGNKICMAGIDRMVDYLGKGLANICYVANPEVVILGGGIMGQEAILKPKIRTALKAALVPSLAEKTRLEFAHHQNTAGMLGAYYHFKTKQS
- a CDS encoding class I SAM-dependent methyltransferase, which encodes MSNYIKLNEDRWNNVKNDYTEPLTHEELEEVRKHPISVALTVGKKVPTEWFEKAKGKKILGLACGGGQQGPVFATKGYDVTIMDFSKSQLERDEMVAKREGLKIKTVQGDMTKPFPFEDETFDIIFNPVSNVYIEDLENMYKEASRVLKKGGLLMVGFMNPWIYMYDADTVWDKPDEELLLKFSLPFNSRELEAEGKITINPEYGYEFSHTLETQIRGQLKNGLAMIDFYESCDKRHRLSRFGNDYIATLCIKL
- a CDS encoding MurR/RpiR family transcriptional regulator, producing MKKQDIATIIDLHFEELTELEQDIARYFLQVDTIVDDLSSQQVTQKLHVSQAALTRFAKKCGFTGYREFVFQYQHQANKQDTHSHQHSPLTKRVLRSYSTMREQTQDLIDEEQLERVAQLIDDAERVYFFGTGSSGLIAREMKLRFMRLGVVCEALTDQDGFAWTTSIMDENCLVLGFSLSGTTQSVLDSLLDAKEMGAKTILFTSAPNKNSQAYTETVLVASHSQSSYIQRISAQLPMLILIDLIYAYFLEINRESKEKIFNSYWENKKLNGYRRQKRVRKS
- the pbp2b gene encoding penicillin-binding protein PBP2B; translated protein: MRKFNSHSIPIRLNLLFAIVILLFMTIIGRLLYMQVLNKDFYEAKLASASQTRVTTSSARGQIYDATGKPLVENTLKQVVSFTRNNKMTAAELKETAKKLLNYVSVTSPDLTDRQIADYYLADQDIYKKTVESLPSDKRLDSDGNRLSEATLYNNAVESIDVSQLNYTDDQKKEIYLFSQLNAVENFATGTISTDALDDTQVALVASASKELPGISISTSWDRKVLDTSLSSIVGSVSSEKSGLPAEEVDAYLKKGYSLNDRVGTSYLEKQYEDVLQGKRSVKEIHLDKHGNMESVENVEEGSKGNNIKLTIDLAFQNSVDDLLKSYFNSELGNGGARYSEGVYAVALNPKTGAVLAMSGMKHNVETGELTTDSLGTVTNVFVPGSVVKAATISSGWENGVLSGNQTLTDQPIVFQGSAPINSWYTPYYYGSFPITAVEALEYSSNAYMVQTALGIMGQTYQPNMTVGTNNLESAMGKLRSTFGEYGLGVSTGIDLPDESTGFIPKDYDLANYLNNAFGQFDNYTPMQLAQYVATIANNGVRLAPHIVEGVYDNNEQGGLGELIKQTDSTEMNKINISESDMSILQQGFYQVSHGTSALTTGRAFSNGAAVSISGKTGTAESYVNGGQKANNTNAVAYAPTDNPQIAVAVVFPHNTNLTNGVGPSIARDIINLYNQHHPMN